The Streptomyces sp. NBC_01276 genome contains the following window.
GCTGCGCGGCTTCCGGGCCGCCGCAACTGATGGCTCCAGTCCTGTGCCGTGACCCTGCTCGACGGGCACCTGGGCTCCTGCGCCACCGAGGCCATCGCCGAGGGCGGGGACGCGGCGAAGGCCAAGGTGGACGAGGCCATCCGGGCCGTCGCCCGGCTGATCCGCGCATAAACCCGGCCGGTACGCCGACCGCCCCTCCACACGAAGCGGTTCGTGGAGGGGCGGTCGGCCTTTCCGTGCCCGCCCGGGGCCCGCGTACCGGGCCGGGGTATGCCACCGGTGCCGGGGCGGCCCGTACGATGAGCCGCTCGCGAGGGGGAAGGCGGAAAGCGATGCGCGTACGCCGGCTGGGAGAGCTGGAGGCCGAGATCATGGACCGGGTGTGGCTGTGGGAACGGCCCGTCTCCGTCCGCGAGGTCGTCGACGACATAAACCGGCGCCGCAAGGTCGCCTACACCACCGTGATGACCGTGGCCGACATCCTGTACCGCAAGGGCTGGCTGAGCCGCGAGAAGTCCGGCCGCGCCTGGATGTACGAGGCCGTGCGCAGCCGTGAGGAGTACACCGCGGCGCTCATGCAGGACGCGCTCGGCGACAGCCAGGACCGCAAGGCCGCGCTGCTGCGGTTCGTCGAGGTCATGTCCCACGAGGACGTGGAGGCGCTGGACGAGGCCCTGCGCGCGGCCCGTCCCGGCCGGCCCGCCGGCGAGCCGGGGGGCGGCCGGTGAACCACCACGTCCTGCCGCCCCTCGGACTGGCCCTGATCACCGGCCTGGTCCTCCCGTGGATGCTGGTCCGCGCCCACTGGGCGCAGCAGGTGCCACGGCTGGGACTGGCCGTGTGGATGCTGTGCGGTGCGGCCTTCGCGCTCTCCGTGGCGGTCCTCCCGGCGCAGTTGCTGCTCCCCGAGGAGACCAGTCACCGCCTCGTCGACGTGGTCCTGACGCTGCACCCGCCCTCCCCGGACCGGCTGGCGGCCGCCACGGGCCGCGAGTGCCTCGCCGCGGCGGCGGCTTTCGCCGTCCTGGCACTGCCCGGAGCCGCCTTCGTACGGGAGGTCGTGCGGGCACGGCGCGCCCGCGGCCGGCACGCCGAACTGCTGCGGCTGGTCGGCCGCTACGACGCCCGGCTGGGCGCGACCGTACTGGACGACGCGCGCCCCGCGGTGTACTGCCTGCCGGGGCGCTCGCGCCGGGTCGTGGTCTCCTCCGGGGCGGTGGCGGTCCTGACGGAACAGGAGCTGGCCGCGGCCCTCGCACACGAGCGGGCCCACATCGGCGGCCGGCACCATCTGCTGGTCGCCGCGGCCGGGGCGTACTCGGCGGTGTTCGGCAGGGTCCCGCTGGCCCGGATCGGCGGGCAGGCCGTACCGCTGCTGCTGGAGATGGCGGCCGACGACCGGGCGCTGCACGGCTGTTCCCGTGACGCGCTGGCCACGGCGCTGTACGCGCTCGCGGCGGGGCGCGCGCCGCGCAGGGCGTTCGCCGCGGGCGGGCCGTCGGCGGCGGTGCGGATGCGGCGCATCCTGGCTCCCCGGCACGCGGGGCATCCGGTGCTGCGGGGGCTGCTCGCGGTGGCCACGGCGGTGGCGGCCATCGCCCCGGCGGTCGTCGCCTGTTGCTGGACGGGCTGATAGCGCGACACCAACCCGGCTATTTACTAAGCCAATTCGTAGATTTCCCCTCGCTCCCGACCACTCGAATTGCCCGCTATTCTGGGCGCGTGCGGGCTCAGGACCGGTACGGCGAGAGGTGCGGAACAAATGCTGCTGGCTGACGTGCGGACGGCAGCGCCCGGCGACGCGACGGCGATTTCACGGCTCCTCGCCGAAGCGATTCGCACCGCCTACGCCGAGATCCTGGGAGAAATCCGCGTCGGCCGGCTGGTGTCGGACCATTGCGCACTGCCCCGTATTCGCGCGGAAATTGAAATTCCCGGCGGGGCGCCCGGCTGGCTCGGCTGGCTGGTCGCCACCGACGCGGACGGACGCGTGGTGGGGGCGGTCTCGGGCGGGCTCCCCGTCGCCGGCCAGGGTGAGATCTACGCCCTGTGCGCGGATCCTGCGCGGCTGCGGCAGGGGATCGGCACGGCCCTGCTGGCGGGCGCCACCGAGCGGATGCGGGAGCACGGGGCGGCCGCCCAGCGGATCGGCCTGCCCGCCGAACGGGCCCCGGCCCTGCCGTTCTTCAACCACCACGGCTTCACCCCGCTCACACCGGTCAGGCTCGGCCGCACCCTCTGACGGCCGCCGGGCCCCGCCGCAGCCGGCCCGCGGACGCCGCTCCCGGCTCCCCGCTCCCCGCTCCCCGCTCCCCGCTCCGCCGACGCTCGCGGCTCCGCCCCCGTTCCGCCCCGCCGACGCCCCCGGTCGCCCTCCGACGCCTCCCGGCCGCGCGCCCGGGTTCGTGGCAGATCCACGCCATCGCGTGTTCACGCAGCCCCTCGCTCTGGCCCAAGTCCCTTGCCACGGGAAAGGATTCCACCAGCGGCGCGCGGTACCCGACGGCACGGGAGACCCGCCCACGGAGCGTCGGAGCGAGCGAGCCCCTGGAGGAGCGATGCACACAACGAGCGGCACTTCCCTGTCCGTCAGGCCGGTCCCGCCCGCCGCGCCCGCCGCCCTCGCGCCGGTCCTGCCGTCGGCGCGCGCGACCACCCACCCGGCCGCGCTCACGGGCACCCCGGGGGACTTCCCGCCCGGCCTGGAATCGGTCGCGCCGGCCGACGAGGACGCGGGCTGGCTGCACGACGCGCTGCTCGGCCCGCACAGCGCGGACGTCGTCGGATACCTGCGCCTCGCGCGGGACTGCGGCGGCCCGGTCCTGGACCTGGGTTCCGGCGCCGGAAGGCTGGCGGTGCCGCTGGCCCGCCAGGGGTTCTCCGTCGAGGCCGTGGACCGGGACCCCGCCTGCCTGGAGCGGCTGCGGACCTGGGGCGCGCGGATCGGGCCGCAGGTGTCGCGGCTGCTGGTCACCACCCGGGCCGAACTGGCGGAGCTGAGGCTGCGGCGCAGGTACCGGCTGGCCCTGCTGGCCGGGACGATGGTCTCGGCCGTGGCCCCCGACGCCCGCCCCGGGCTGCTGCGCGAGATCGCCGCGCACCTGGAGCCGGGCGGCGTGCTCGCCCTCGACTACACGGCGCACCGGATGCGGGACCTGGCGCGGGAGCCCCGGCGCGCGTACGCGTTCCAGGTGCCCCGGTTCGACGGGATCGAGGAGTGGGCGGCGGCCCGGCAGGTCTTCGACCTGGACGGCATGAGCGAGCACGTCACCTACCACTGCGTGCGCACGGGCAAGCTGAGTACGGAGCGGACGGTGCTCAGCACCCGCAAGTGGATCGTCGAGCCGGAGCGGCTCGACGCCGAACTGCGTGCGGCGGGGCTGCGCGTGGAGCGCAGTCGGCGCCACCGCCTCGACGAGCGGACCGAGAGCGTCCTCCTCGTCTGCCGCGCCGACCGCTGAGCGCTCGGCTCCGGCACCGACTCGGGCACCGGCTCCGGCACCGGCACCACCGCGGTCCCGCTCCGCTCCCCCGCCGCCCGCTCCACGGGGACCGGCAAGAGGTACGATGCCCCCAAAGGTTTGAGTGGACCAGATGGCGGATGGTGGCGGAGTGAGGGCTGTCGTGGAGGAGCCGACCGGCCGCGAGGCGGTGATCCAGCGCCTCCGCGACGTGGGCCTGCGCGTCACGGGACCGCGCCTCGAAGTGCTCCAGGTCCTGGCGGCGGGCGGCCACATGGACGTCGAGTCGATCACGGCCGCCGCCCGCGAGCGGCTCGGGACGCTGACCAGCCAGGCCGTCTACGAGATGCTGCGCCACTTCCTGGAGACCGGTCTGGCGACGAAGTTCGACCGTCCCGCGCTGCCCGCCGTCTTCGAGATCGCGGGCCCGCCCCATCAGCACGCGCTCTGCGTGCGCTGCGGCCGGGTGGAGAACGTCGCGGCGGAGGTGCCGGAGCCGGCCGACGCCTCGCTCCGCTCCTGGCGGATGGGCGAGGGCGCGGAGATCATCTTCAAGGGGCTGTGCCCCGACTGCCTTCGGGCGCAAGAGGACTAGACCCCTTCTCGCCCCGGACGTGCGGGAGTTGGGCCCGCGAGCCCGTTCCGCACCGGCCGCGCGGGAGCCCCGCGGGAGCCGGGCGGCGACCCTTCCGGAGCCATCGGGCGCGGAGGCGCGCACTCCAGAGGGCTATTGTGACCCCCGTCACATCCGAAACACGGGGGCGCGGGCCCTCCCCCCGGCATGTGCCAAAGTGTGACTGTCGATTCGTAAGAAGAGGGGGTCGCTTTCGCGATGGCAACGGGCGACGGCAGGGACGGCATCCAGTCCGCCGACAGGGTGCTGGCGCTCTATCAGGAGCTGCGCCTGCGCGGGGTGTCCAACCTCCACGAGGTCTTCCGGGAACTCGGCCTGGAGCCCGAGGAGTCCGAGAAGTGGCGCGCGGAGCTCGCTTCCCTCGGCCTGATCGTACCGACGGGCACCACCCACGCCACCCGCGACGACCTCCAGTCGGGCGCCTGGGAGCCGGGGCCCGACGCGGTCGCCGTCGTCGATCCGGAGATCGCCCTGCTGCGGATGCTCCAGGGCGAGCGCGAGCGGCTGCGGGAGCACCTGGACGAGTCCGACCGCGCGTACAGCGCGCTGGAGACCCTGGTCGGACGGTTCCTGCGCCCCGGATCGCTGAACGGTTCGGAGGTCGAGGTGGAGATCCTCGACGACTACGGGCGGATCCAGCAGGTGCTGGAGGACATCACGGACGTCATCCGGCACGATCTGACGTCCATGCACGTGACGGCCCTGGTCCGGGAGGTCGCGGACCGGGTGCTCAGCCGCGACCGCCGGCAGATCGACAACGGGGTGCGCATCCGCGCCATCTACCACCAGCGGATCACCACCTCCCCGGAGGCGGTGGAGATGCTCCGCCGCCGCGTCGAGGCCGGTGTCGAGATCAGGCTGTCGCCCGCCGTCCCGATGAACATGATCATCGCGGACCAGCAGTTCGCCGTGCTGCCCGTACACCCCGACGACCGCGCGGCCGGCGCGATCCTGGCCCGCGGCCCGGCCCTCGTCCGTTCCTACCTGGCGCTGTACGAGCACTGTTGGCACGCCGCGACCCCGTACGGCGACGACGTCGCACCGGAACTCGGCGGCGACGGGCTGTCCGAACAGCAGCGGGCCGCGCTGAAGATGCTCGCCTCCGGCATGAAGGACGAGAAGGTCGCCCGCACGCTGGGAGTTTCCCTGAGGACGGTGAGCCGCATGCTGTCCGAGCTGATGCAGGAAATGGGGGCGTCGAGCCGCTTCGAGGCCGGCGTGCGCGCGCAGCGGCTCGGCTGGCTCGACTGACCCGAAATACCGGCGCAATACTCCGGGGGCCGGAGAACGGGGCCAGAGCAGGGGGCCGGAGAAGAACGGAGCCGCGGGCCGCCGGGCCGGGGAACGGAAAAGGCCCCGCGGCCGCCCGGGGGCGATCACGAGGCTTTGCCGCGCGGCGGTTCCGTCAGTCCCAGCCGTTGCCGTCGGGCCGGACCGCCGACACGGCGGTGACGGCGGCGGTACAGAGCGGACGGACGGGGGCCGCGGGGCGGGCGCCTGCGGGCGTTCCGGTGGCGTGCGCAGCGAACATGATTTCCTCCAGGAATTCAGAACGTCAATTCCGTCTCCGGGGATCCGTGCCGCCGGTATTCCTTCGAAGACATCTCCATTGTCCTACGGAATCCACGGCCGGTTCGGATTCCTGTAGCGCCTCTGAGGCGGATCTGAAGTCCATCGCCCGCCATTCCGGGCGGAGTTCATACAGATGTTACGCCTGCATACCTTTGGTCACCCCAAAAGAGCTGTTAGGGTGGGCTTCCGGCCTTCTCGGCCCTCCAGGTGAGAGGCGCCGGCGAGGCAGGAGCGTGCCGTCGCTCCTGCCTCACCCGTATCCGGCCCCGTACGCTCCTCGCGCAGCACGTCCCGGTACACCTCCAGGGTCCGCGCCGCCGCGGCCCGCCAGCTCATCGCCCGCGCGTGCCGGACCGCCGCCTCCCCCATCGCGGCGCCCGCCCGCGGGTGCTCGGCGAACCAGCGCAGCCAACGGGCGTACTCGACGGAGTCGTTGCCGTGCACCAGCACGCCCGTCACCCGGTCCCGCACGGCGGTCGGGAGTCCGCCGACCGCCGAGGCAAGGACCGGGGTCCCGCACGCCTGGGCCTCCAGCGCGACCAGCCCGAACGACTCGCTGCGGGAGGGCACCAGCAGGACGTCCGCCGCCCGGTACCAGTCGGCCAACTCGGCCTGCGGGACGGGCGGGTGGTGGCGCAGGACGTCCGACACCCGCAGCTCCCGCGCCAGTTCCCAGGCGTCACCGAGCGGCCCGGCGCCCGAGTTCCCGCCCACCACCGGGACGATGGTCCGCTCGCGCAGCCCCGGCGCGTCCCCCAGCAGCCGGGCGATCGCGCGCACCATCACGTCGGGGCCCTTGAGGGGCTGGATGCGGCCCGCGTACAGGGGGACGAACGCGTCGGCGGGCAGACCGAGCCGGGCCCGCGCCGCGGCCCGGCCCCGGCCGGGGCCGAACGTGCGCAGGTCGACGCCCGGCCGGACGATCTCGGTGCGGCGGGCCTCCGCCCCGTACAACTCCCGCAGGGCCCGCGCCTCCTCGCCCGTGTTCGCGATCAGCCGGTCGGCGGAGCCGACCACCTGGTGCTCGCCGCGCACGCGCAGCTCCGGCTCGGGGGTGTCGCCCTCGGCGAGGGCCGCGTTCTTGACCCGGGCCAGGGTGTGGGCGGTGTGCACGAGCGGGATCCGCCAGCCGGCGGCGGCGATGCGGCCCGCCTGGCCGGACAGCCAGTAGTGCGAGTGGATCAGGTCGTAGCGCCGCCGCTCCTTGAGCAGCGCCAGCGAGAACGGCACCACGAGGGCGGGCATGTCCTCCTTGGCCAGGGCCGCGCGCGGACCCGCCTCCAGGTGGCGCACGCCGACGCCGGGCGCGAGGGTGTCGCGCGGCGGGCGGGCCTCGCCCCGGCAGCGGGTGAACAGGTCCACCTCGACGCCCTGTTCGGCGAGGGCGCGGGAGAGCTGGACCATGTAGACGTTCATGCCGCCCGCGTCCCCGGTGCCGGGCTGGTGCAGCGGCGAGGTGTGGACGCTGAGCATGGCGACGCGCAAGGACACGTGGGGCTCCTACGGGGAAGGGCCACGTACGCCCGGCACCGCCGGGCGACCGGCGCGCGGTCACGCGGCGAAGGAGGGTTTCTGTCGTCGTGCAGTCGTACGGTGCCGGGCGCTCGCCCCGGACCGGGAGGCCGGCCCGGAGCCGGCCGGTCAGAAGCCGAACACCGGCCCCGAGGGCGGGGCCAGCCGGGTGCCCGGCGCGGGCGGGGCGAGCACCTCGGCCCGGACCGGGCCTCCGGGTTCCGCGCGCAGGGCCGCGGCGAGCCGGTCGGCACCCTCCGGCATCACCGGGCGGGCCCAGGCGCCGAGGGCGCGGGCCACGGCCAACTGGGCCGCGAGCACCGGCAGGTGCCGGCCGCCGGCGGTGGGGCGGTGCGCCTCGTGCGCGTTGACGTGGCCGAAGTCGGACACCGACCGCACCATCTCGTCGAGCAGCGCGACCGCCCTGCGGGGGTCGAAGGACTCCGGCGAGTACGCCTCGCGCAGGTCTTCCAGCCCGCGCAGCAGCCTGCGCTCCAGCACCTCCCAGCCGGTACCGCCGGGCAGCGCCTCGGGTACCCGTCCCGAGCTCTGCTCGCGCACGGCGGCGAACAGCCGGGACAGCCAGCTGTTCCAGCTCTCGTCGAGCTCGCGGCGGGCGGCGGCGAGCCGGTCCGGTTCGAAGGCGGTGCGGCGGCCCAGCGGCCGGGCCTGGAGCACGTGCCGGCGCAGGGTGTCCGACCCGTACTCGGTGATCAGGTCCAGCGCCCAGGCCTTCTGGCCGGTGCCCCAGACCAGCGCCTCGTCCTCGATGACGTACGCCTCGTTCACGCAGAAGCGCTGCGGCAGCTTCTCACCCCGGGCGAACAGCAGGACCGGCAGGAGGACGGCGTGGCAGAAGGCGTGGCCGAAGCCGCAGAAGTGGATGGCCCGCTCGGGCAGCGGGCGCTCGCCGTGGCCGAAGAGGTGCATCGCGGCGGCCTCGAAGCAGCCGTCGATGCGGTGTTCGGGGAAGCCGTCCACGGGGACGGGCAGCCCCCACTCGGCGGGGTGGGCCACCGCGATGTCCGGCAGTCCGTCCTCGACGAGCGACTCGCACAGCGCGGCCAGGCGCGGCGGCAGCCCGGTGGCGGCCCAGTACTCGGCGAGGGCCTCGCGGTGCGGCTCCAGCGGGATGTAGAGGCGGCGGCAGCGTCTGGGCACGGCCGGGGTGCCGCACTGGGCGCAGTGCGGCCCCAGCAGGTCCCCGCCGTCGTTGGGGCGGGCGCACTCGTGGCACATGCCGCCGTCGCTGACGGCCGCGCAGTGCGGGCAGGAGCCGGTGACGTGCGCTCCGTGGAGGAAGCGCCCACAGGGTTCGCAGTAGGGCGTCAGGCGGGTGCGGGCGGCGATGACGCCGTCCGCGTACAGCCGCCGGAAGAGGTCGCCCAGCCAGCGCGCGTAGCCCCGGTCCTGGCGCGGGCGGACGATGTGGTCGAACTCGACGCCCGAGCGCAGCCAGTCCGCCGTGATCGCGGCGCGGTACCCCTCGGCCACCTCCTCCGGCTTGCGCCCCGCGCGGAGCGCCCGGACGTGGACGGAGCTGGTGTGATCGGCGGTACCGGTGGTGAACAGGACGGGTTCGCCCTCGGCCCTGAGGTACCGGGACAGCACGTCCGCCGCGACGTACGGTCCGGCGAGGTGGCCGACGTGAAGTTCGCCGTGGGTGGCCGGCGGGGTCGCGGTGATCCAGACGGGGGTGCTCATGGGACCTCCTTGACGCTGTGGAGCGAAGTACGCAGCGAGGCTCGGAACGGAAGGGGGCGCGGACCTCCTCGCTCCGCACGGCGCGCACGGGGGCGGCGGGAGCGGAGGAGAGCGGGGTGCCCACCTCAGAGTGACAGAGAAACGAACCGTGCGGTCTGGTATGGGCTTGCGCGTTCACGCCGTTGCGCGGACACGCCAGTCGGACGGCCCGGCGGACGGCGCGGCGGACCGGTGTTGGCGTACTCGCGACATGACGCCTGTACGCCAAAGGGGCCGCCTTGCGGCCCACGGCCGCGCCCAACAGGCTGACCTCATGGAACACTTCGCGACCGATCGCATAGACCGCAGCGCCCCCGAATCCCTGCTGGTCGTGGCCGCGCACCCGGACGACATCGAGTTCTGCGTGAGCGGGACGGTCATGCGGTGGATCGCGCAGGGCACCACCCGCGTCACGTACTGCATCGTCACGGACGGCGGCGCCGGCGGGTACGACGAACAGCTCCCCCGCCAGGCCATGGGCGACCTGCGTCGCGCCGAGCAGGTGCACTCGGCCAAGCGCAGCGGCGTCGACGACGTCCGCTTCCTCGGCTACCCCGACAGCTACGTGGAGGCCGGCGTGGAGCTGCGCCGCGACCTGTGCCGGGTGATCCGGCAGGTCCGCCCGCAGCGTGCCGTCATCCCGAGCCCGGAGATCAACTGGTCCCGCATCGCCGACCTGCACCCCGACCACCGGGCGGTGGGCGACGCCGCGCTGCGGGCGATCTACCCGGAGGCGCGCAATCCGTTCGCGCACCCGTCGCTCCTCAAGGAGGAGGGCCTGGAACCGTGGATCGTGCCGGAGCTGTGGCTGATGACGGGCCCGACGCCCAATCAGTACATCGACGTCACGCCCGTCTTCGACCGCAAGGTGGAGGCCCTGCGCATCCACACCTCGCAGACCGCGCACTTCGACGACCTCGCGGGACTGCTGCGGGAATGGCTGGGCGAGCACGCGCGGGCGGCGGGGCTGCCCCCGGGCCGGATGGCCGAGGCCTTCCAGGTCGTGCGGATCGACTGAGTCCCGCCCCCACCGGGTCGGTGGGGGCGGGACCTGTCGGTGCGGGCGGTCACCGGTAGATGAGCAGCTCCGGCTCGGTCGCGCCCGTCAGCGCGTAGCGCGTCGCGACCAGCGGACGGCCCGAGTAGAGGCGGATCAGCGTCGTCGCGTCGCCCACGAAGCGCGCGGCCGGACGGCCGGGCACCTCACCGCCGAGGACGAGCGGCCCCGTGTGGCCGTCGACGGCCGCGATCAGCCGGGGCGTGTCCCGCCTGCGGCTGGCGGTACGGAGCAGGGGCAGGGCGAGGGAGAGGCTGTGCCCGCCGTACGCCCCCGGTTCCCCGAACGCGTCCCGTACGTCGCCCGCGTGGATCCACTCCCCCAGGGCCACCGTGTCCAGCGTGCCGTCGCCCGCGGCGATGGCCGGGCCGGCTTCCGTGAGCCCGCGTTCCAGCTCGTCCACGATCCTGGCCACCGGCCAGTCCGCCCGCTCGGCCACGTCGGCGGCGTTGGCGGCGGGGAGGAAGACTCCCTCCTCCAGCCGGCCCTCCACGATGCGTACGAGGGCGGCCGCGCAGTGGGCCAGGACGTCCCGGACCGTCCACCCCGGGCAGGCGGTCCGCAGCCCGTACGCGGCTTCCGGCGCGCGGCGCAGGAGCGGGACCAGCGCGTCCCGTTCGGTGCGCAGCAGCAGGTCCGGCAGCCAGGGGTCGCGCACGTCGTCGTCGGTGTCCACGGCGCTCAGTAGCGGTAGTGGTCGGGCTTGTACGGGCCCTCGACCTCGACGCCGATGTAGGCGGCCTGCTCCGGGCGCAGGGTGGTGAGCTTGACGCCGAGGGCGTCGAGGTGGAGGCGGGCGACCTTCTCGTCGAGGTGCTTGGGCAGCACGTAGACGTCGGTCGGGTACTCCGACTGCTTGGTGAACAGCTCGATCTGGGCCAGGGTCTGGTCCGCGAAGGAGTTCGACATCACGAAGGACGGGTGACCGGTCGCGTTGCCCAGGTTGAGCAGGCGGCCCTCGGACAGCACGATCAGGACCTTGCCGTCGGGGAACTTCCAGGTGTGGACCTGCGGCTTGACCTCGTCCTTGACGATGCCCTCGATCTTGGCCAGGCCGGCCATGTCGATCTCGTTGTCGAAGTGGCCGATGTTGCCCACGATCGCCTGGTGCTTCATCCTGGCCATGTCGGCGGCCATGATGATGTCCTTGTTGCCCGTGGTCGTGATGAAGATGTCGGCGCTCTCCACCACGTCGTCCAGCGTCGCGACCTGGTAGCCGTCCATGGCCGCCTGGAGGGCGCAGATCGGGTCGATCTCGGTGACGATGACGCGGGCGCCCTGGCCGCGCAGGGACTCGGCGCTGCCCTTGCCGACGTCGCCGTAACCGCAGACGACGGCGACCTTGCCGCCGATCAGGACGTCGGTGGCACGGTTGATGCCGTCGATCAGGGAGTGGCGGCAGCCGTACTTGTTGTCGAACTTCGACTTCGTCACGGCGTCGTTCACGTTGATCGCCGGGAACAGCAGGGCGCCGGCCTGGTGCATTTCGTAGAGGCGGTGGACGCCGGTGGTGGTCTCCTCCGTCACGCCGCGGATCCCGGCGGCCAGGGCCGTCCAGTCGATGCCGGTCTTCGCCAGCAGGTCCAGGACCAGGGCCATCTCCTCGTTCTCGGCGGTGGCCGGGTCCGGGACCGCCCCGGCCTTCTGGTACTCGACGCCCTTGTGGACCAGGAGCGTCGCGTCACCGCCGTCGTCGAGGATCATGTTCGGACCGGCGTGGCCGGGCCAGGTCAGCGCCTGCTCCGTGCACCACCAGTACTCCTCCAGCGTCTCGCCCTTCCAGGCGAACACCGGGATCCCCGCGGCCGCGATCGCGGCGGCCGCGTGGTCCTGCGTCGAGTAGATGTTGCAGGACACCCAGCGGACGTCGGCGCCCAGGGCGACGAGGGTCTCGATCAGGACCGCGGTCTGCACGGTCATGTGCAGCGAGCCGGTGATCCGGGCGCCGGCCAGCGGCTGCGCCCCGGCGTACTCCCGGCGGATCGACATCAGACCCGGCATCTCGTGCTCGGCCAGGGTGATCTCCTTGCGGCCGAAGGCCGCGAGGGAAAGGTCGGCGACCTTGAAATCCGTGAATGCGGCGGTCATGCGGTGTGCTCCTTGAAGGTGTCCGGCATCGGAGGTCATCTGCGGCCTCCCGCGTTGAAGTAGTTGGCGTCGGGGTGGTGGACGACCAGAGCATCCGTGGACTGCTCGGGGTCGAGCTGGAACTCCTCCGAGAGGTGGACACCGATCCGCTCCGGCCGGAGCAGCTCGGCGATCTTCGCCCGGTCGGCGAGTTCGGGGCAGGCCGGGTAGCCCAGCGAGTAGCGGCAGCCCTGGTATTCCGTGCGGAACATCC
Protein-coding sequences here:
- the ahcY gene encoding adenosylhomocysteinase, with the protein product MTAAFTDFKVADLSLAAFGRKEITLAEHEMPGLMSIRREYAGAQPLAGARITGSLHMTVQTAVLIETLVALGADVRWVSCNIYSTQDHAAAAIAAAGIPVFAWKGETLEEYWWCTEQALTWPGHAGPNMILDDGGDATLLVHKGVEYQKAGAVPDPATAENEEMALVLDLLAKTGIDWTALAAGIRGVTEETTTGVHRLYEMHQAGALLFPAINVNDAVTKSKFDNKYGCRHSLIDGINRATDVLIGGKVAVVCGYGDVGKGSAESLRGQGARVIVTEIDPICALQAAMDGYQVATLDDVVESADIFITTTGNKDIIMAADMARMKHQAIVGNIGHFDNEIDMAGLAKIEGIVKDEVKPQVHTWKFPDGKVLIVLSEGRLLNLGNATGHPSFVMSNSFADQTLAQIELFTKQSEYPTDVYVLPKHLDEKVARLHLDALGVKLTTLRPEQAAYIGVEVEGPYKPDHYRY